One window from the genome of Streptococcus salivarius encodes:
- the hslO gene encoding Hsp33 family molecular chaperone HslO: MDKLIKTISESGSFRAYVLDSTETVRTAQEKHNTLSSSTVALGRTLIANQILAANQKGESKITVKVIGNSSFGHIISVADTKGHVKGYIQNPGVDIKKTATGEVLVGPFMGQGQFVSIIDYGTGNPYTSSTPLISGEIGEDFAYYLTESEQTPSAVGLNVLLDEEDKVKVAGGFMLQVLPGASEEEIARYEKRIQEMPAISTLLASDDHIEALLNAIYGDEPFKRLSEEELSFECDCSRERFENALLTLGKDELQAMKDEDHGAEIVCQFCQTKYEFSEADLEELIND, from the coding sequence ATGGATAAATTAATAAAAACAATTTCAGAATCAGGTTCTTTCCGTGCTTACGTTCTTGATAGCACTGAAACAGTTAGAACCGCACAAGAAAAACACAATACATTATCATCATCAACAGTTGCTTTGGGGCGTACCCTTATTGCCAATCAAATCTTGGCTGCTAACCAAAAAGGTGAGAGCAAAATTACGGTTAAAGTTATCGGGAACAGCTCTTTTGGGCATATCATCTCTGTAGCTGATACCAAAGGACATGTTAAGGGCTACATCCAAAATCCAGGTGTGGACATCAAGAAAACAGCAACTGGTGAAGTCTTGGTGGGTCCTTTCATGGGACAAGGGCAGTTTGTTTCTATCATCGATTATGGAACTGGTAATCCCTACACGTCATCAACACCACTTATTTCTGGTGAAATCGGTGAAGACTTTGCCTACTATTTGACAGAATCTGAGCAAACGCCATCTGCTGTAGGTCTTAATGTACTTCTTGACGAAGAGGACAAGGTCAAGGTTGCTGGTGGCTTCATGCTTCAGGTCTTGCCAGGAGCTAGCGAGGAAGAAATCGCTCGTTACGAAAAACGCATCCAAGAGATGCCAGCCATTTCAACGCTTTTGGCGTCTGATGACCATATCGAAGCTCTCTTGAATGCCATTTATGGGGATGAACCTTTCAAACGTTTGTCTGAAGAGGAGCTTAGCTTTGAGTGTGATTGCTCACGTGAACGTTTTGAAAATGCCCTCTTGACACTTGGTAAGGATGAACTTCAAGCCATGAAAGACGAGGACCATGGTGCTGAAATCGTCTGTCAATTCTGCCAAACCAAGTATGAATTTTCAGAAGCTGACTTGGAGGAACTCATCAATGACTAA
- the dusB gene encoding tRNA dihydrouridine synthase DusB: MTKLNSSFMIGNVEIPHRTVLAPMAGVTNSAFRTIAKEFGAGLVVMEMISEKGLLYNNEKTLHMLHIDENEHPMSIQLFGGDAEGLKRAADFIQTNTKADIVDINMGCPVNKVVKNEAGAKWLKDPDKIYHIVKEVTSVLDIPLTVKMRTGWSNSDLAVENALAAESAGVSALAMHGRTREQMYTGHCDHETLARVAKAITKIPFIGNGDVRSVQDAKLMIEELGVDAVMVGRAAMNNPYIFTQINHFFETGEELPELPFDKKLDIAEDHLKRLVDLKGEKIAVREFRGLAPHYLRGTAGAAKVRGEVSRAESVAQVEEIFATLR; encoded by the coding sequence ATGACTAAACTTAATTCGTCCTTCATGATTGGAAACGTAGAGATTCCTCATCGTACAGTATTAGCTCCGATGGCAGGTGTGACCAACTCGGCCTTCCGTACCATTGCCAAGGAATTTGGTGCTGGTCTTGTGGTTATGGAGATGATCTCTGAAAAAGGGCTCCTCTACAATAATGAGAAGACCCTCCACATGCTTCATATTGATGAGAATGAGCATCCAATGTCTATCCAGCTTTTCGGTGGTGATGCTGAGGGCTTGAAGCGTGCGGCTGACTTTATCCAGACCAATACCAAGGCTGATATCGTTGATATCAACATGGGTTGTCCGGTCAATAAGGTAGTCAAAAATGAAGCTGGTGCCAAGTGGCTCAAGGATCCAGACAAGATTTACCACATTGTCAAGGAAGTAACGTCAGTACTTGATATTCCTTTGACTGTTAAGATGCGTACGGGTTGGTCAAATAGTGATTTGGCTGTGGAAAACGCTCTTGCAGCTGAGTCTGCAGGTGTTTCTGCCCTTGCTATGCACGGCCGTACTCGTGAGCAAATGTACACAGGTCACTGTGATCACGAGACTTTGGCCCGTGTTGCTAAGGCTATCACTAAGATTCCGTTTATCGGAAATGGCGATGTTCGTAGCGTTCAAGACGCTAAACTTATGATTGAAGAACTTGGTGTAGACGCCGTTATGGTGGGTCGTGCAGCTATGAACAATCCTTACATTTTCACGCAAATCAACCACTTCTTCGAAACAGGAGAGGAGTTGCCAGAACTTCCATTTGATAAGAAATTGGACATCGCCGAAGATCATCTCAAACGTTTGGTAGACCTTAAAGGTGAAAAGATTGCTGTCCGTGAATTCCGTGGTTTGGCACCACACTATCTTCGTGGCACAGCAGGAGCAGCTAAGGTTCGTGGCGAAGTCTCACGTGCCGAGTCTGTTGCTCAGGTTGAAGAAATCTTTGCGACTTTGCGATAA
- a CDS encoding zinc-dependent MarR family transcriptional regulator produces MLELEEQVNQLINQIVLKAENQHELLIGQCRSQVKLTNTQEHILMLLAEGRKTNSELAKTLNVSQAAVTKAVKTLVKEGMLEAKKDKDDGRVTYFVLTQEAQPIAQEHEEHHQETLGVYRSVLDQFDNQERQVIGRFLTELAEKIEE; encoded by the coding sequence ATGCTAGAACTAGAAGAACAAGTCAATCAATTGATTAATCAAATCGTGCTCAAGGCTGAAAATCAGCATGAGCTCCTTATTGGTCAGTGCCGTAGTCAAGTCAAATTGACTAATACTCAGGAACATATTCTCATGCTTTTGGCTGAGGGTCGCAAGACCAATTCGGAGTTGGCAAAGACCTTAAATGTCAGTCAGGCTGCTGTTACCAAGGCTGTTAAAACCTTGGTCAAAGAGGGTATGTTGGAGGCTAAGAAAGACAAGGATGATGGGCGCGTGACCTACTTTGTCTTGACACAGGAGGCTCAACCCATAGCTCAGGAGCATGAGGAACACCACCAAGAGACCTTGGGGGTTTATCGGTCTGTATTGGATCAGTTTGATAATCAAGAGCGTCAGGTTATTGGACGTTTCTTGACAGAATTAGCAGAAAAAATTGAGGAATAA
- a CDS encoding metal ABC transporter ATP-binding protein, which yields MRYITVEGLSFQYDAEPVLDNIHYHLDSGEFVTLTGENGAAKSTLIKATLGILKPKKGTVTISETNKDGKKLRMAYLPQQIASFNAGFPSTVYEFVKSGRYPRQGWFRRLTKHDLEHVQRALESVGMWENRHKQIGRLSGGQKQRAVIARIFASDPDIFVLDEPTTGMDAGTANTFYELMHHSAHKHGKSVLMITHDPEEVKEYTDRNIHLVRNQKLPWRCFNVHEKDGEEHRHD from the coding sequence ATGCGCTATATTACAGTTGAAGGACTGAGCTTCCAGTATGATGCGGAGCCCGTTCTGGACAATATTCACTATCATTTGGATTCTGGGGAGTTTGTAACCCTGACTGGGGAAAATGGAGCTGCCAAGTCAACGCTTATCAAGGCTACCCTCGGAATTCTCAAGCCTAAGAAGGGAACTGTAACCATCTCTGAAACCAATAAAGATGGTAAAAAGCTTCGTATGGCCTATCTTCCCCAGCAAATTGCCAGCTTTAATGCAGGTTTTCCGAGCACGGTCTACGAGTTTGTGAAGTCTGGCCGTTATCCTCGTCAGGGGTGGTTTCGTCGTTTGACGAAGCACGACTTGGAACACGTTCAACGTGCCCTTGAGTCTGTAGGTATGTGGGAAAATCGTCACAAGCAAATTGGGCGTCTCTCAGGTGGCCAGAAGCAACGTGCTGTTATTGCTCGTATTTTTGCCTCAGATCCAGATATTTTTGTCTTGGATGAGCCAACGACGGGTATGGATGCAGGGACAGCTAATACTTTCTATGAACTCATGCACCACTCGGCTCACAAGCATGGCAAGTCGGTCTTGATGATTACCCACGACCCAGAGGAAGTCAAAGAGTACACAGACCGTAATATTCATCTGGTTCGTAATCAGAAATTGCCTTGGCGTTGTTTCAATGTTCATGAAAAGGATGGAGAGGAGCACAGACATGATTAG